A single region of the Lotus japonicus ecotype B-129 chromosome 4, LjGifu_v1.2 genome encodes:
- the LOC130712254 gene encoding uncharacterized protein LOC130712254 codes for MPRRSKAPPPPALYKQKSWSSDTLREVAWQRRKEDHATRGRLSKSVSEDDLQELKACIELGFGFDSPETDPKLSSTIPALELFHAVNKQYNNHSLSRSSSSSSIFSDTNIANTTTIFNPGDDLDAKKTRLKQWAKVVACAVRQSSTSTGPFPSDQVNQ; via the exons atgcCAAGACGATCTAAGGCTCCGCCGCCACCGGCGCTGTACAAGCAAAAGTCATGGTCGTCGGACACGCTCCGGGAAGTGGCATGGCAGAGGCGGAAGGAAGATCATGCCACCCGCGGCCGGCTGAGCAAGAGTGTCTCGGAGGATGATCTGCAGGAATTGAAAGCTTGCATCGAACTCGGGTTTGGGTTCGATTCACCGGAAACCGACCCGAAACTTTCCAGCACCATCCCTGCTTTGGAGTTGTTCCATGCTGTTAATAAACAGTACAATAATCATAGCTTGTCTcgctcctcttcttcctcttccatttTCTCCGATACTAACATTGCAAACACCACCACTATATTCAATCCAG GTGATGATTTGGATGCGAAGAAGACTCGGCTGAAACAATGGGCGAAGGTGGTTGCTTGTGCGGTGCGCCAATCTTCCACCTCCACTGGTCCGTTCCCCTCTGATCAAGTTAATCAATAG